The DNA sequence GCGTGCTCTTCAGCGTGGCCGTGAGGATAGAGCGACTCAAACGCCTGGCCCGAGAGGCCCCGGAGCTACCAGCGGACGTGGAGCTGTCACGCTGGGAGATTCGGGGTCTGCAACTGCGCTACGACACGCAGGGCTTGCGCCGTGAGGACATGCCCAACATCGCCCAGGCCGTCTTGTGGATTGCTCGCCTGGGCGGCTACTCCAAGTCCTCAGGAGGTCCGCCCGGCTCAATCACCATCGGCCGTGGTCTCAAGACCCTGGCCATCATCGCCGATGACCTCCAGCGTCTCCAGGAGCTGGGCCTGAAAATGTGACTAATGCTCAGCTCCCGGAGAGGGAGAGGGGTGGGCCCTCCCGACGGGAGGGGAAGGAGGTTGCCGACTACAGCTGCACCTGCTCGCGCTCCGGGTTGGTGATGTAGCCGGAGCCGGCGGCCACCAGCTTGGCCATCAGCCGGTCGATGCCGTTGGACTTGGCGAAGGCCATCTCGTTCTTCGTCACGCCCACGAGCGTGAGCAGCTGCACCTGCCCCGACTCGAGCTGGAAGTTCGCGGGGCGGGACGGATCCTTCACGAAGACGAAGCCGTTGAGCTTCGTCTCACCGCCCGTCAGCGTACCCTCCACCGGGTAGCGGTGCCCCATCGCGAAGGCCCGCATGCACACCAGGTTGTAGGCCATCATGTCCAGCAGCCGGAGCACGGGCCACTGGGCCTCCTCGGTCGAGTGGATGACCATCTCGTAGCCGAGGCCGCTCGGAGCGCCGGGTTCGATCTCCTGGCCCGGGACCACCGTGAAGGGGTTGGACAGCCCGCTCGTCACGTACGTCCAGTAGGGGTACTCGGGGCTCGGCGGCGCCACGCGCACGCCCATGCCGCCCCAGTTCGGGTCCAACTCCTTGACCTCGGCCAGGTCACTCTCGAGCCAGGCCTCCAGGGCCCCACTCTGTTCCAGCGTGTAGACCTCCTCGCTGATCGCCCCGAAGAGCTTGGGGTACTCCACCTCGTCCCGATCCGCCCAACAGTCCTCGTACCACTGCAGAAAGTCCGCTTCCGTCTCAGGCGCTTTCATAGCGGGTGGACTCTACGGGTTGTTTCCCCGCGATTCACTTTCCATTCACCGGGTTGTGTCAGGTTCCAGGGTGGGCAACCTCCTTCCCACCGGGGGTACGCCGTTTCCCAGCCGAGGGCAGGCAGGCGAGCACCCCTGTTGCTCGGTGTACCCACGAAGCGACCGCCGGTGGACGAAGTGGGGGGTTCTCCGCCCGGTATGGGTCGTGAAGGGGCACGGCGCGGCGAGCAGTCAGGGCGCTCGGGTCCACACATGGAGGAGCGACATGCTGAGGGGATGGAAGGCGGCGGCCATGGCCACGGTACTGGGGGTGACTGGGGCCGCGAGTGCCCACGAGTTCACCTGTGAAAAGCGCGTCCAGGTCCAGGGCGAGGTCGGGCCGAAGGACGAGGTGCCGCGGGTGACGAAGTTTCCGGCCACGCTGCGCTTCCATTACACGCTGAAGAACATCCACCCCCAGGCGGAGTCGGTGGCGGACCTCGTGGAGGATCCGCTGCTGGCGCCCTACGGCTTCGGCGCTCCGTTCGCCACGCCGCTGGCGCTCGGGGTGGGAAGGTCGGGAGAGGCCACCTTCGAGTTGAAGCTGGCCTCGCCCGATGCGTGCCAGGCCCTGGCGGCGAGCGATGGCAGGGCGGATGGGAACTTCGACAGCGCGCTCCGGGTGAAGTGGGCGCTGGGAGAGACGCAGTGCGCCGCGCGCGTCACATGCTGCGAGCCCTTCGTGGACTGCGAGATGGCGTGCCCGCCGGAGGACCCCTACTGCACGGAGTCGGCGGCGCGAGGTCCTTCGCGCAACGCGGGCTTCTTCAAGGTGCACGAGCAGGCGCTCCAGCAGTGCCTCGGGTTTGGATACCTCGAGCTGGGCGTGGCGCGGGTGGAGTCGTTGGAGCAGGCGCTGGGACTGTTGTGGGCGAGCCCTGGCCTGGACCGTAACGGGGGAGTCCGGAGCGAGGCGGACACGCGGCGCTTCGAGCTCGCGCGCGAGGCGCTGGTGGCCTCCTGCAACGAGCGGCTCTTCGGCGCCAGCGCGAAGCGGGGCCGGGTGCTGGACGAGGCCCTGAGGGCGCTGCGCGCGGGTGACGAGGGGGCCGAGCGCCTCATGAAGGAGCTGAGGCGTCAGAACGAGGCGGGGACGCGCGAGCCGTTGCCCCAGGGCTTCGACGCGGGACGGGCCACGCCGGCACACGCCGCGAGCATCGCCGCGGACCCGACGGAGCCGGGCCGTCCGTAGGGCCGTTTCCATCACACGCCTTCCAGGAGAACACACACCATGAAGAAGCTGATGCTGTCGGCGATGGGCGCGGTGGCGCTCGTGCTCGCGAGCTGCGGTGAGGCGGGCCGGACGCAGGAGACGCCGGGGCAGCGCCCGGACTTCCCCGAGGAGCTCGAGGGCCAGCGCTTCGAGCTGCGCCTCAAGGGGGTGAACAACCCGGGCTATGCCTCGGCGCTGGTGCAGGTGCGGAGCATCTCCGTCACCACGATGGAGGGGTATTCGCTGCCGACGCGGCTCAAGTCCCGCCAGTCGATGGACCTCACGAATCCCGAGCAGGCGTACCTCGTTGGCCGCTTCGTGGTGCCAGAGGGCGTGGACCGGGTGAAGGTGGAGGTGGAGTTCGACGACTTCGGCGGCTACGAGGACGCGGCGAGCGGAGGGGTCATCGACACGCGGGTGGCGCCGCTGCGCTTCGAGTCGCCGGTGGCGTACCTGGCCGAGCGGGGCCACGCGGTGGTGCACCTGGATCTGGGACAGTCGCTGCGCGCACAGGGAGAGTCGAGGCTGCTGCTGCCGAGCCTGGACGTGCGCTACTAACCGGTGGCGCGGCCCTGACCCGGGAGGGGCCAGGGCTTGAGGCCGGCGAGATCCTCGGCCTGCTCGATGGCGGGCTGGAGGTGGGCGTGCTCGCGGCGGAGGAAGTCGCGCACGGCCCTGTCGAGCGTCTTGTCGAAGAGCAGGTGGGCGCTGTGCACCGCGGTGGGCTCGAAGCCCCGGGCGATCTTGTGCTCACCGCCCGCGCCGGGCTCGAACACCTTGCGGCCCGCCTGGATGCACTCGTCCACCGAGTGGTACAGACACACGTGGAAGTGCAGGAACGGGTGCTCCTCGAAGCAGCCCCAGTAGCGGCCATAGAGGCGCTCGGGGGTGGCGAGATTGAAGGCGCCCGCGATGACCTTGCCCTTGTGCTCGGCCTGCACCAGCTCCACGGTCTCCGGCAGTGAGCGGAAGGCCCGCACGAAGAAGTCCTCGGTGAGCTGCACCTGGCCCCAGGGCCCGCGGCTCTCGCAGGTGGCCTCGTAGAAGCGGAAGGCGCGCCGGGCGTGCTCGGGGCCCAGCTCCTGGCCTCGCACGGTGCGGATGAGGATGCCCTGGTTGGCGGCGGCACCGCGCTCGCGCTTGAGCTGGGAGCGGCGCTTGGAGTCGAAGCGGGCCAGGTAGTCGTCGTAGTTGCGGTAGCCCGGGTTCTTCCAGTGGAACTGGAGGGTGATGCGGCGGGCCAGTCCCTGCTGCTCGAGCAGCTCCGCCTCGTCCTCGCGGGGATAGAGGAAGTGGACGGAGGAGCAACCTCCCTCGCGGGCGCTCTCGAGGGCGGCTTGAATCAGCGCGAGGCGGAGGGTGGGGACGTCCTCACCGGGAGCGATGAGGAAGCGCGGGCTGGTGGCGGGGGAGAGCGGGGCGCCGACGACGAGCTTGGGGTAGTACTCGATGCCGAGCCGCTCGGCGGCGCTGGCCCAGGAGAAGTCATAGATGTACTCGCCCATGCTGTGGTTCTTGCGATAGGCGGGCGAGGCGGCGACGAGGTTCTTCCCGCGCCAGATCGTCAGGTGCTGGGGCTCCCAGCCCGTCTCCGGCTGGGCGCTGCCACTCTCTTCCATGGCGGAGAGCCACGCATGGCGGATGAAGGGAGGAGCATCGGGTCCCACGAGGGCGTCCCAGGCGGAGGCGGGGACGTCGGTGATGGACTCGAGCATTCGGATGCGGAGGGGAGCGTCGGCGGCCACGGGGAAGCTTCTTAACGCGGGGGCCGCACGCTCGCCGTCCGTCCCTCCTCCCTTGCCGGGCGGGCAGGGGCGGGGGCTGTAAGCACCTGGAAGCCCTGGGGAATTTCCCCGGGGCTTCCTGTTCACGACACGGTCGCGGGCACGAAGGGGCCGCGCAGCCCCGAGCGGAACAGCGCCCAGGACAGCCAGGTGGGAACCAGGTCGAGGATGAGCACGGCGAAGAGCGTCGTGATGAGCGCGTCGGCGAGGCCTTTTCGCTGGAATTCGTCGCGGAAGAGCTGGAGTGTGGCGAGCCAGAACAGTCCGCAGAAGCTGAGCCCCACTCCTCCCAGGACGAGCTTGGTCAGGGCCCACCAGGAGAGCTCGCGAGGTGGCTCGCGTGGGACCACGGCCCAGGCGATCTCCGGCTCCGGCGCGGAGGGCGGGCCGGCCCTGTCATCCGCGGACTGCCTCCACTCCCGGAGCTTCAGCACATGGAAGAGCCGGTCCTGCTCCTCCCGGAGTGCCTTGAAGAGCCTCCAGGCCAGGTACAGGCCGAGGGCGTTCACGGCGATCGCCAGCAAGGCGAACGAGGTCTGGTGCGTGAGCAACGCGGCATTGAAGAGGGCGTTGAGGAGGATGGCACCGCCCAGCCCCCTGGCCAGGAGCGAGAGGCTCTGGAGCGGATCCTGGGTGAAGTGCGCGCGGCCCATGTAGGCGCCCATCACCACTCCACAGGCGGCCTGTCCCGGTACCGCGAGGAGGGCGCGCAGCACCGCGATGTCCATGTTGAACTCGCCCGCGTAGGTCATGTTCTCCAGCGTGGCGAAGCCGAGCGAGACGGTGGCGCCGTAGATGACACCGTCCAGGGGCTCGTTGAAGGCGGGGTGGCGCCGCGCATAGAGGTACAGCAGGAGGAACTTGAGGACCTCCTGGGGAATGGCCAGCGAGAGGAGGGCCCTCCACCAGGCCGTGCTCGACATCCCCGGGGTCGTCAGCTCCGGGAACGACTGCTCGAAGCTCACCCGCACGATGAGCGAGGGGAAGCAGCAGAACAGGCCGAGCAGGAACGTCTTCAACCGCAGGGCGCGTGGCTCGGGGAACTGGTCGCGCGAGTAGATGTACCAGAGCAGGACGAGGGCCGGAGCGATGGTCGCCCCCCCGAGGATCATGGGCTTCATGAGGCACACACCCTAGCAGCTGGCCGCCACCCATGGCCTCCGTGCGCGGCCGTGGTAGGGAGGGCCGCGCATCGGGAGGAGCAACCGGAATGAATCGCCAGGACATCGTCGCGTGGGACAAGCGGCACGTGTGGCACCCGTACACCGCGATGGACGAGTACATCGCCAAGACGGACCCGTTGGTGGTGGTGCGAGCGGAGGGGCCGTACCTCCACGACGCGGACGGCACGCGCTACCTGGACGCCAACGGCTCCTGGTGGGTGTCCACGCTGGGGCACCGGCATCCCCGGTTGGTGAAGGCCCTCACCGAGCAGGCCGGCACCTTCCCGCACACCTCGCTCGCGGGCGTGACGCACGAGCCGGCGGCGCTGCTGGCGCGGGAGCTGGTCGCGCTGGCCCCGGGTGCCGGGCGCGCGGACCTCTCGGCGGAACAGCGGCTCTCGCGGGTCTTCTACTCGGACAACGGGAGCACGGCGGTGGAGGTGGCCATCAAGATGGCGGCGCAGTACTGGGCGCAGAATGGCCGCCCCCGGCGCACGCGCTTCATCACGCTCTCGGGGGCCTTCCACGGCGAGACGATCGGCGCCACCAGCGTGGGCGGGGTGCAGGTGTTCCGCGATGTCTTCGGGCCGCTGCTCTTCGACGTGGTGCACGTGCCGTCCCCGGCGGAGCCGTCGGGCTGGGAGCGCGCCTTCGCGCAGGTGGAGGCGACGCTGCGCCAGCACCCGGAGGAGATCGCCGCCGTCATCCTCGAGCCGGTGATTCAGGGCGCGGCGGGCATGCTCGTGTACGAGCCCGGGTTCGTGCGCGCGGTGCGCGAGGCCACGCGGGCGGTGGACACCTTCCTCATCGCCGACGAGGTCTTCACGGGCCTGGGGCGCACGGGGGCTCGCTTCGCGTGTGACCTGGCGGGAGTGGTGCCGGACCTGCTGTGCCTGGCGAAGGCCCTCTCCGGAGGACTGATGCCCTTCGCGGTGACGCTGGCCACCGAGCGGGTGTTCGCGGGCTTCGGCGGAGGCAGTGAGCGGGCGCTGTACTACGGGCACTCGTACTGCGGGAACCCGTTGGGGGCGGCGGTGGCGCGCGAGGTGCTGGCGGTGTACCGGGACGAGGACGTGCTGGGGCAGGTGGCGCGCAAGGCGCCGAAGGTGAAGGCGGCCTTCGAGCGCATGGCCGGGACGATTCCCGGGGTGAAGAACCCCCGGGCCATCGGCATGGTGGGGGCGGTGGACCTGGGAGGCGGCGGCTACCTGGCGCGAGGAGGCTGGCGCGTGTACGAGGCGGCGCGGCGGCGCGGGTTGTACCTGCGCCCGCTGGGGGACACGGTCTACGTGGCGCCCGCGCTCAACATCCCGGACGCCGCGCTGGACGAACTGCTCGCCGGTGTGGAGGCGAGCCTGCGCGAGGTGGCGGCCGGGTAGTCCTGGCCGCGGGCCGCGCTACTGCTCGGAGGGGGGCGGTGGGTTGCCGGCCTTGATCCATTTGGCGAGAGAGATCGCCTCCTGGGTGGTGATGCGGCCGGCGAAGCTGGGCATCATCGTTCCCGGGCGGACCTTCTGGGGATCGAGGATCCACATGGCGATCACCTCGGGCTCCTTGGTGCGCGCATTGGCGAGGGCGGAGACGAAGGCGCTGCCCGGGCCATGACAGGCCCGGCAACCCAGGTTGGCGAAGAGCTGCTCGGGGGTCCGGGCGGCGTCGGCCGGAGGCGGGTTGCCCTGGGGCGCGGCGGCGGTGCCCGTGGGGCCCGTGGTCGGAGGCGCGGGGACGGAGGGCGACTCCGGCTGGCGGGGCTCGTCCTTGAAGACGGAGGCCGCGCTCGGGGGTGGAGGCGTCTTGTCCGCCGGTTTGTCCGAGCAGGCGAAGAGGGCCAGGGCCATCGACAGGGGCGCGGTGCGCGCCAGGAGGCGGGAGGAGAGCGTGCGGTTCGATCGGGTGCCCATGCGAGCTGGCTCTCTAGCACGGGAGACGCTAGCCGCGAGCGGGGAAGGACCCTTCGATCGCGATGATGAAGTTCACCGGTGTATACGGCTGCAGGTCGTTGGTCCGGCGGTCCTTCGCGGGGTCGCGGGCGCGCTGATCCCAGTCGGTGTGGGGCGTGCCCTGGAGCGTCAGGCCGGGTCCCGAGCCGGGGTGGAGCGGCACGCGGCCCCGGAGATCCGGCAGCGCGAAGGTGGTCATGCCGTCACCCCCGTAGGAGGTTCCCAGGACGGAGAAGAGGGCGGAGTGCTGCGAGATCGACAGGAGCCGGCCATCGCACAGCGCCCAACCGCGGGGCGCGAAGCTGCCGGCGAACATGCGGACCTCGCCAATGAAGGGCTCTGACATGGCGATGCTCTCGGGACTTTCGGCACCCAAGACGACCATGTCCCCCCGGCGCGGAGTACGAACGATTTCACGCCAAAGGTGTGAACGGCTTCATAGCGCCGGGGCTCCGGGCTCGTTCTCGGCGCTCCGCGCCCTCCGGTGCAATGGAGTTCGCCAGGGCGCGTAGTTCATGCAGACTGGCGTCACACGCAGCACGAGTGGAGGATGAAGTGATCAGCCTGTGTACGACGATTGTCTTCGGTTTCCTGGCGGGGCTGATCGCCCGCGCCCTCATGCCCGGCCGGCAGAGCATGGGCCTCATCGGGACCACGCTGTTGGGCATCGCCGGGTCGTTCATGGGCGGCTTCCTCGCCTCGATCATCTGGGGAGGCAACTGGCGCGTGCTGAGGCCCACCACCTTCATCGGCTCCATCCTCGGCGCCATCGTGCTGTTGATGCTGGGCCGGATGATGTCGAGCCGACGCTGACGGGGGCGGGTGTTCTCACTCCCCGGTAGGCGCCACCGTACAAACCGTACAATTTGATAGGCACACACCCCTCCAGGGTGTAGGCTGAAGGCGCAGTCCAGCTGGAATCAGGCGAACTCATGGCCACTCCCAAGTGGGACTGATGGCTTTGCGGGCCAGGGGCTGGCGTTCCGTCCGGTTTTTCTTTATGTGCCCGCCCGCGAATTTCGGGTGGACGCAACGCGTTCCACCCATACAGCCCGTGCTCGCAGGGGAACCCCTCCAAGGCAATCCGCGGCACGGGCTGGCTGAAGACTGCGCGCGTCCTCGGGATGCGAAACCCCTCCAAGGTTCAACCCGGGGACGTGCGCAGCCTTGGTTTTCACACCTGAGCGGAGGATGAGAGCTCCGGGTGATGGAAACGCAACCCTTGGCGATCCCCCGCATACCGAGCACGTCCCGCCCCCTGTGAGGGAGGGCTACCCTAAGGGCTTTTCCCTGTCCCACGACAGGACCTGTGCGGGATGCGAGGTGGCCCATGGGCACGGTGACGATGGCTCTGGTGGCGTGGCTGCTGGCGGGGGTGCCGGAGGCGGCGCCACCCCAGGCCGCGGGTGGGACGCCCGGCACGTTCGTGGCGAAGACGCTCAGCGTGCATGGCGAGACGTACCCTTATTCGGTGTACCTGCCGCCGGGGTATCGCCCGGGGCAGGCGTGGCCGGTCATCCTCGCGCTGCATGGAACGGGCTCGCGGGGAACGGATGGGATGCGGCCGAGGACGCAGAGCCTGGCGGAGGCGGCGCGGGTGCACCCGGAGCGCTACCCGGCCGTGCTGGTGCTGCCCCAGTGCCCGCCGGACAAGGACTGGAGTGGGGATGTGGCCGACTTCGCCCTCCAGGCCCTGGAGAACACCCTGGCCGAGTACGGCGGTGACCGGAAGCGGGTGTACCTGACCGGCCAGTCGATGGGGGCGCGGGGCGCGGTGCAACTGGCGGCGAAGTATCCCGAGCGTTTCGCGGCGGTGGTGGCCGTGTCCGGCCGGTACACGGATCGCTCGGTGGTGGCGCGGCTCAAGGGCCTGCCCTTGTGGATGTGGCACGGAGAGGCGGACACCGTGGCCTCCGTCTCCGAGAGCCGCACGCTGGTGGAACTGCTGAAGAGCGCGGGCAGCTCCACCGTGCGCTACACCGAGCTGTCCGGCCTGGGGCACGAAATCTTCGACACGGTGTACCTCGACGAGGCCGTGAGCACCTGGCTCTTCGCGCAGCGGCGCGGGAAGTGAAGGCGGCCCGGCTTCCGGCTATGACTGCGCGCATGAGCTCTGACGCCATCCGCCTCCTGGACCTGCTGTGGGAACGCTACGCCGCCGAGGTGCCCTACGCGCGCACCTTCGTCCAGCTCTCCGGGGGAAGCTTCCGCAACGACCACGTCGCGCTCCGCTCCCTCGCCCGGCCCGATGGCGGCATCGCGCTCTTCTCCCGCGTCTTCGAACGCTTCGGCTGGAAGCCCGCAGGCCAGTACACCTTCCCCGATACGCACCTCTCCGCCATCTATATGTCCCACCCGGAGGGGCTTCCCCGCGTCTTCATCTCCGAGCTCCACGCCGACAAGCTCTCGCCCGAGGCCCAGCGCATCCTCTCCTCGCTCCTCGCCGACCCTCCGCCCCCAGACTCCATCGAGGCGCTCGCCGACTGGTTCTCCGCTCCGCCTCCGCCCGACGAGCCGGCGCTGCTCGCGCTGGAGAAGGAGTCCCAGTACGGCGCGTGGTTGCTCGCCTTCGGCCGCAAGGTGAACCACTTCACCGGCGCCGTGGACGACGTGGAGGTGTGGCAGCGGCGCATGCGCGAGGCCGGCGTGCCCATGAAGAGCGAGATCGAAGGCGAGCCGGGCAGTGCCCTCCGCCAGACGGCCACCCGCGCCGCCTCCGTCTCCATCCGGCTCAAGGATGGGAGCACGCGCGGCTGGCCCTATGCGTACTTCGAGATCGCCCAGCGCGCCCCCGGCTTCGATGGCTTCCTCGGCCCCCAGGCCCGTGCGCTCTTCGATATGACGAAGCGCTAGAACTTCTCCGTCGCGGGGCGCACGTCCAGCTCCTGCGTCCACGCGGAGGGGTCCTGACGGTGCAGCTGCCAGTACGTCTCCGCGATGGCGTCCGGTGACAGCATCGTCGACGTCTCGCGCCCCGGCACCATGCTCCGCACCCGCTGCGTGTCGATCATCCCATCGATGACGACGTGGGCCACGTGGATGCCCTTCGGTCCGAGCTCGCGCGCCAGCGATTGGGCCAGGGCCCTCAGTCCGAACTTCCCCACCGCGAACGCGGAGAACCGCGCCGCGCCTCGAAGCGAGGCCGTGGCTCCCGTGAACAGCAGCGTGCCCCTCCCGCGCTCCAGCATCGCTGGCACCACCTCGCGCGCCGTGAGGAAGCCGCCCATGCAGCCGATCCTCCACGAGGATTCGAACTGCTCCGGCGTCAGCTCCAGGAGCCCCGCCTGCGCGAATGTTCCCGCGTTGTAGATGCAGACCTCTGGCGCGCCGAGCTCCGCGCGCATCCTGGCGAAGGCGGACCGCAGCGAGGCCTCGTCCGCCGCGTCCGCCACGTAGACGCCCGCACGTGCTCCTGTCTTCTCGAGCTCCTGCCGCACCGGGAGCAGGCTCGACTCGCTCCGGGCGAACAGGCCCACGGCATATCCCTCCCGGGCGAAGCGGCGCGCCAGCGCCGCCCCCAGTCCCGGGCCCGCTCCAATCACCGCTGCTGTCCTGGGTGTGTTCATGACCATGACATAACACCCTCCACTTTCCGTGAAGGGCCACTCATGTTAGGGCGGGTCCTCTCGGCCGCGGAGGAAGGGTTCAAGATGGAGCCGCGTCACCTCGTCACGCAAGTGCTCGGAGTGTCGGTGATGGCGCTGACGGGCTGGTGGGCCGTGGTGGAGTCGCGGCGGGACTGGAAGCTCAGGCGCATCCCCCTCCTACGAGGGCCCATGAGCGCCCGCGTGCTGCTCGTCGTTCTCGCCATGGTGGCGTTGGTGCCCGTTGTCGCCGTCTCGATCTTCTCCCAGGAGTTGGTCCCCCGCGACTCACCCCTCTGGTTCGTGGCCACACTCGGGTGGCTTTCGATCAGCGTCGTCTTGGGATTGATAGCGCTCATCACCCGTCAGCTGCGGAGTGGTGCCGAGGGATGGTTGACCGTACAGGGTGACGAGACGCTCCTGCTCGATGTCGATGGCACCACGTCGACGTTCGTGCTGGGCGTGGGAGCCGTGCGCGCGTACTTCATCGACGGCGCGCCGCAGTACGTTCAATTCGTGTTGACGGATGGCGAGAACGTCGCGTTCTTCCGGGGCGCGGTGGGGATCCGGGACATGAAGCTGGTGACGCAGGGCAGGGTGGTCCCCGCCCAGGGTCTGATGATCGGCAGCTCCATGAAGCCCCTCCTCGGGTGGCTTCGGCCCTTCATGACCACCGATTGACGACCGTCCCGGCCCGTGGCCTCCTGGCAGGTCAGGGTCCCCTGCTCGGAGAGGGCCGCCTCTCCCTCGCCGGAGGGCGGGCCTGGCGTTTCTCGTGGTGCCCGGGCTCTTGCTGGAGCCCGTGCAGCAGCTCCAGGAAGACGCCGTTGGTCCACCCGAAGCCAACGACGTTCGCCCTGTACCCCTTCGTCACATCCACCTCCGAGGTGCAGGCCACCACGTCGTACTTCTCCAGGATGACCCCCGTCTTCGCCCCTGGAAGCTTGCTCGTGCGGCGGAAGTCTCCGGCCACCAGGTCGAGGTACTTGCGCGAGAGCCGGTCGGCCTCCTTGTCGTAGCCGTAATGGCGCATGCCCTCGATGGAGAGGAGGTGCGCGGGCGCCCATCCAAAGGGGAAGTCCCACTGGGCTCCCGTCTTCCGCTGGCTCATCGCCAGGCCGCAGGGCTGCTCGAAGCGGGAGAGGTTGGACAGCAGCGCCCGAGCCTGCTCGGGCGAGGCCTGCTCCGCCCAGAGCGGGTAGAACGTCGTCGCGTATTCGTAGGTCGAGCGCTGGCCCGTCGTGAAGTCGTAGTCGAAGTACATCCCGCGCTTCGCGTCCCACATGTACCGGTTCATCCGCTCCTTGCGTTGGGCGGCCCGCTCCCGCCATCTGCTCGCGTCGGCGGTGCGGCCCAGCTGCGTACTGATGCGCTCGAGGTCCTTCTCCGTCTTGTAGAGCAGGCTGTTCAGGTCCACCGCGGCGTAGTGGTGCGTCCCCGCGCCGTAGGGCCCGAAGCGGAAGGAGACGTCGTACCCCGACTCCCTCATGGCCCGGTCTCCCTTGTAGAAATCCTCGGTGAGGGTGTGGGCCTGCTGCGACGTACACTCGACAGCGATCGTTCCCGGCGTCTGCTCACAGACCTGCGTGGTGAACACGGGGTTCACCGGGGAGTCCGCCTTGGTGCCCACGGGCACCTCCTTCATGTAGGGCTTGCCCTCCTCCGGGTGCTGCATGAAGTACCAGACCGTGTCCCGGTAGTGGCGGTTGTCATCGGCGATCTCCGGCACGGGACCCTCGCCATGATCGAAGTAGCGCGACAGCCCCGTGTCGCCCGCCAGGTGCGCGCCCCTCGTCCACATCTCGTAGTCGCGGACCATGTAGGGGAGGGCTTCCTCCAGCCACGCGCGCCGCTCCGCCTCGCCGAGCTTCCCCTCGTCGTACACGGCCATCACCATCGAGGACAGGAAGGGCGGTTGCGAGCGGGTGAGGTAGTAGGTGCGGTTGGCATTGAGCACCGACCCGTAGTGTTGGACCTCGAAGAGGAAGTTGCGCACCATGCCCTGGGCCAGCTCCGATCGGCCGTCGCGCAGCAGCCCTCGAAGGATGAAGTAGCTGTCCCAGCCATACATCTCGTTGAACCGGCCGCCCGGCACCACGTACGGATGCTCCAGGTAGAGCAACCCCTGGGCCTGGAGCTTCCTCACGTCCACCTGCCCCGGCCCGGTGATGACCTGCGGCAGACGTTGGACCTGTACCTGGGGGCACTTCTGGCGCAGGGCCTGGACCGACGCGGGCTCGGGCAGGTTCATCGGCAGGTAGAGCACGGAGCGGTCGCCGAGCTTGGGATCCACCACCACCTCGCATGAGCTCTGGGAGCGCGTCAGCACGTCCCAACTCCGGGAGATGTACTCGAGGACGTCCCCGTATCCCCGCGGCTCCTCCCTGGCTTCGGCGCTCGTGGCCACCGACATCGCGAGCACGAGACCCATGACCCATACGGGCATTCCTGACCGTCGAGTTCCCGTCATGTCCCCCTCCCATCCCAGGTTTCGCGGGAAGCTGTTCATTCCCGGCCGTGTGTGCATCGTGTCTCCAAACGCTCCCAAGGTTCCTGTTCCGACGCGCTGGCCGGGTACCGTCCGGCTGGGCCCTCGTTGCAGCCGGGGTGCTCGCGCCCAGATCCTTGAATCCCGTCCCTTCCCTTCCGCGCGCGGGAGAGCGGGATACGGCTGACCGAGAGGAGGGCCGAACGGTTGCCGCCAACCACACACAGCGCTCCC is a window from the Archangium lipolyticum genome containing:
- a CDS encoding DUF1338 domain-containing protein; translated protein: MSSDAIRLLDLLWERYAAEVPYARTFVQLSGGSFRNDHVALRSLARPDGGIALFSRVFERFGWKPAGQYTFPDTHLSAIYMSHPEGLPRVFISELHADKLSPEAQRILSSLLADPPPPDSIEALADWFSAPPPPDEPALLALEKESQYGAWLLAFGRKVNHFTGAVDDVEVWQRRMREAGVPMKSEIEGEPGSALRQTATRAASVSIRLKDGSTRGWPYAYFEIAQRAPGFDGFLGPQARALFDMTKR
- a CDS encoding trehalase family glycosidase, whose product is MGLVLAMSVATSAEAREEPRGYGDVLEYISRSWDVLTRSQSSCEVVVDPKLGDRSVLYLPMNLPEPASVQALRQKCPQVQVQRLPQVITGPGQVDVRKLQAQGLLYLEHPYVVPGGRFNEMYGWDSYFILRGLLRDGRSELAQGMVRNFLFEVQHYGSVLNANRTYYLTRSQPPFLSSMVMAVYDEGKLGEAERRAWLEEALPYMVRDYEMWTRGAHLAGDTGLSRYFDHGEGPVPEIADDNRHYRDTVWYFMQHPEEGKPYMKEVPVGTKADSPVNPVFTTQVCEQTPGTIAVECTSQQAHTLTEDFYKGDRAMRESGYDVSFRFGPYGAGTHHYAAVDLNSLLYKTEKDLERISTQLGRTADASRWRERAAQRKERMNRYMWDAKRGMYFDYDFTTGQRSTYEYATTFYPLWAEQASPEQARALLSNLSRFEQPCGLAMSQRKTGAQWDFPFGWAPAHLLSIEGMRHYGYDKEADRLSRKYLDLVAGDFRRTSKLPGAKTGVILEKYDVVACTSEVDVTKGYRANVVGFGWTNGVFLELLHGLQQEPGHHEKRQARPPARERRPSPSRGP
- a CDS encoding SDR family NAD(P)-dependent oxidoreductase, coding for MVMNTPRTAAVIGAGPGLGAALARRFAREGYAVGLFARSESSLLPVRQELEKTGARAGVYVADAADEASLRSAFARMRAELGAPEVCIYNAGTFAQAGLLELTPEQFESSWRIGCMGGFLTAREVVPAMLERGRGTLLFTGATASLRGAARFSAFAVGKFGLRALAQSLARELGPKGIHVAHVVIDGMIDTQRVRSMVPGRETSTMLSPDAIAETYWQLHRQDPSAWTQELDVRPATEKF
- a CDS encoding carboxylesterase family protein, translating into MGTVTMALVAWLLAGVPEAAPPQAAGGTPGTFVAKTLSVHGETYPYSVYLPPGYRPGQAWPVILALHGTGSRGTDGMRPRTQSLAEAARVHPERYPAVLVLPQCPPDKDWSGDVADFALQALENTLAEYGGDRKRVYLTGQSMGARGAVQLAAKYPERFAAVVAVSGRYTDRSVVARLKGLPLWMWHGEADTVASVSESRTLVELLKSAGSSTVRYTELSGLGHEIFDTVYLDEAVSTWLFAQRRGK